Proteins from a single region of Caloramator sp. E03:
- a CDS encoding ABC transporter substrate-binding protein, translating to MKMKKLLSLILAAIIAFSIAGCQSKTSATQTEQKPKESKTLKVVAAMGSKEKIFAEFEKDTGIKVEFLDISSGEVLSRAKAQKGTPIADVWFGGGADGFMAAAKEGLLESYVSKEASNISDAYKDKDGYWTGMTIVTAGLVVNEDVLKEKKLPVPKKWADLTNPVYKDEILMPNPNISGTSFCIISSLIQVWGEDKTWNYLSDLNKNIPYYPQRGGEPPQKAVAGEVAIGISPLDGEQIAKGQGHNVLNIFPEDGIPWTVAPVAIFKGAENMDGAKAFVDWVLSKKGQETIVNLCPRLPVRSDIATPEVMKDAKVENLMKADIFKAGSDREQILKTWNEKIKK from the coding sequence ATGAAAATGAAGAAACTATTATCTCTAATTTTAGCAGCAATAATTGCATTTAGTATTGCTGGATGTCAAAGCAAAACTTCAGCAACACAAACAGAGCAAAAACCAAAGGAAAGCAAAACGCTTAAAGTTGTTGCTGCAATGGGCAGCAAGGAAAAGATTTTTGCAGAATTTGAAAAGGACACAGGAATCAAAGTTGAATTTCTTGATATATCCTCTGGAGAAGTATTATCAAGAGCCAAAGCACAAAAGGGAACTCCAATCGCTGATGTATGGTTTGGAGGCGGTGCAGACGGATTTATGGCAGCTGCAAAGGAAGGTCTTTTAGAAAGTTATGTATCAAAGGAAGCGTCAAACATATCAGATGCATACAAGGATAAAGACGGATATTGGACTGGTATGACAATAGTTACAGCAGGACTTGTTGTTAACGAAGATGTTTTAAAAGAAAAGAAACTTCCAGTTCCAAAGAAGTGGGCTGATTTAACAAATCCTGTATATAAAGATGAAATACTTATGCCAAACCCAAATATTTCGGGTACAAGCTTTTGTATAATATCATCCCTTATTCAAGTTTGGGGAGAGGACAAAACTTGGAACTACTTAAGCGATTTAAACAAAAACATACCATATTACCCACAAAGAGGTGGAGAACCTCCACAAAAGGCAGTTGCAGGAGAAGTTGCAATAGGTATATCACCTCTTGATGGAGAGCAGATAGCAAAGGGACAGGGCCATAACGTATTAAATATATTCCCTGAAGATGGTATTCCATGGACAGTTGCACCTGTTGCTATCTTCAAAGGTGCAGAAAATATGGATGGTGCAAAGGCATTCGTTGATTGGGTATTATCAAAGAAGGGCCAGGAAACTATAGTAAATCTCTGCCCAAGACTTCCTGTTAGAAGCGACATTGCAACCCCAGAAGTTATGAAGGATGCAAAGGTTGAAAATCTTATGAAGGCTGACATATTTAAAGCTGGAAGCGACAGAGAACAAATACTAAAAACTTGGAATGAAAAAATTAAAAAATAG
- a CDS encoding PHP domain-containing protein, giving the protein MLIDLHLHEMKYSSDSKITLQEIIDRAKMLGLDGICITNHDNNFIRDEIEEYSRRNDFLIIAGAEILTKEGDVLTFVRERVHIPDNTIGVNELMDFIDEKKGVGISAHPFRNNNRGLGDNIRNVYNRLSGVEAFNGSTFLHHNLYGLAMAKEFGIPCTGGSDAHVIDKVGVFATYFEDNIRDEVDFIEALKSKRFYPAMLKNNKYEIIDMFE; this is encoded by the coding sequence ATGCTTATTGATCTGCATCTTCATGAAATGAAATATTCAAGCGACAGCAAAATAACTTTACAAGAGATTATAGACAGGGCAAAGATGTTGGGATTGGATGGTATATGTATTACAAATCATGATAACAATTTTATAAGGGATGAAATAGAAGAATATTCACGAAGAAACGATTTTTTAATAATAGCAGGGGCAGAAATTTTAACTAAAGAAGGAGATGTTTTAACTTTTGTAAGGGAAAGGGTGCATATTCCCGATAATACAATTGGAGTCAATGAACTTATGGATTTTATAGATGAGAAAAAGGGTGTTGGAATAAGTGCCCATCCCTTTAGAAACAACAACAGGGGACTTGGAGATAATATAAGAAATGTTTACAATAGATTATCAGGGGTTGAGGCTTTTAATGGGAGTACTTTCCTTCATCACAATCTTTATGGGCTTGCAATGGCAAAGGAATTTGGTATTCCCTGCACTGGAGGAAGCGATGCCCATGTAATTGATAAGGTTGGGGTTTTTGCTACTTATTTTGAGGATAATATAAGGGATGAGGTGGATTTTATTGAAGCTTTAAAATCTAAAAGATTTTACCCTGCAATGCTTAAAAATAATAAATATGAAATAATCGATATGTTTGAGTAA